Within the Clostridium scatologenes genome, the region TAGGTCCTTGAGTTTCATTATTGCTTCTTCCTATTCTGTCAGCATCTTGATAATTCTCAAGTATAGTATAATTACAACTTTTAATCCAACTTATCTCATCTATAATAAACTCTATATACTTACTATTCAATATCTTTACTTTCTCATATGACTTTTTAACATCTTTTATGCACTGAACTAATATTTCTTTCTTTTCTTTTTTACTTTCTATTATATTATAATTACTATATTTTTTGTCATACTGAAAATATTTATATATAATATCCTCTATACTATGTATACATAATTTATCATCTAAATTTGAAAATAAGGTTATATAATTAAATTTAGTATTTTCTTTTGCTTTATCATAAATTCTTTTTATATTTTCAATCTGTGTACTATCTCCAGCAATCATCAAAATTCTATCTTTGTCATATAAACAATAGTAATTTTCTAAATACACGCCTCTATACACTGCTGTTGTAGTTTTCCCCGCGCCTGTTACTCCCTTTAGCAAATTATATCCTAGCGATTTATTTTCAACTAATTTTATCTGTGCTGCATTTAATTCCATAACTACACCTCCTTATATAGGAATAACCTTTAATTTAAGTATATTATAACTTAAATTGTTGTGTTATGTTATAAATATTTTATTAAAAATAAAGTAATTGGCTCCAGCTAAAGTTCTAGATAGTATTATTATTTATTAATTATACGTAAGTTCAAAAGGGTATTTGTAAATATAACAAAAACACCAACATATAAATAATGTTATCTGCATTAATATATGCTGGTTTCTATGAATTACTTATTTAAATTCAACTTTAATATTGATTGCATCTTCCTATGTACTACAAAATAAATTCCATTTACTCCCTGCCTCTAAAGTATATAGACAACTCTTTAGGGTCTCTCACTAATATTTTTTTATCTATGTATTTAACCATACCACTTTTTTCAAACCCCTTCATGCATCTTGATATAGTTTCCCTTGTGCTTCCTAACATATCTGCTAAATAAGTAATGCTTATATTCATATCAATTAGTGTTCCTTCTTCCACTTCAACTCCATAGTCTTTACACAATTTCCAAAGCTTTGCTGAAAGCTTTTTATCCATCTTAATAGGTACAGTATTTTTAATTTGTCTATAAAGCCTTCTAATTTTTCGAGCCATAGAATTTATTATAACTTTCGTCAACTGAAAATCTCCTGCCATAATTTCTAATAAATCTTTCTTATTAAAGCATAAGACACAGCTTTCTTGAAAAGCCTCGCAATTTATAGACGCAGGTAAATCATCAAAGATAACTTCATTAACAAAATCTCCATCACCTAAAATATAAACTACTCTTTTTTGTCCCTCTTCTGAATTTCTATACATAGTTAATCTTCCATGTAAAATCAAATATATTTTATTAACCTTCTGCTTTTCATAAAACAAAAGTTCTCCTCTTTTAAGTGTCACTTTAAAAGCCTTAGCTTTTAACAATTCTAAAGTTCTTTCATTTATTCCATTAAAAACTGATATTTGATTAAAATCTTGTTCTGTGGCCTTAATCATTATTATCTCAACCCCATATTTTAATTTATTTAAATCAAATTCTTTTTTATAATTTTATTTTAACAATTTTACATACATTTGTCAGTAACTAATGTTACAAAAATACGCTAAAAAACGGACATCAATGTCCGTTTTTTAATCAGATTATTACCAATAAATATTATCTTGTATTTCCACTTTATCTCCTAATTTTACGTCTTTTAATGCCCATTTCTTATATTCCTGATATCCAGTTCTATCTATAATATATCCAATATGTTCTTTACCTAATGGCGCATCTTTATCAATAAATTCTTCTATAAATTCATAAGTATTTAATACAATTTTTATTATACTTTCTTCATCTATCCACTTAGCAAAATCTTTAGCAAGTCTTGGATTTTTCTTACCTGTTCTTCCCATGATAACGAGTTTAAAGTATTTTTCATCACTTCTTGTCCATGCACCAGTTGGACATTTTCCAACACATTCTCCACAGCCAATGCACTTATCATGATCTCTTACAACTTTAAAGTTCTCAAAACCCAACGCTCCTGTTGACCTTTTTTTACAATTCTTAACACAAGCTTGACATCCTATACATCTATAACTGTCATATTGTGGTTCAGTCATTCCTATAATTCCAAAATCCTGCATTCTAGCTTTTACACAATCGTTAG harbors:
- the asrC gene encoding sulfite reductase subunit C, which produces MDINTKRLKKNAFRVTKERGKTAVRIRVPGGHMEAKHFEILQKIAEEYGNGSVHITIRQGFEIPGIDMRNIPKINELIQPIIEGLEINQVDSNTGYSSSGTRNVSACIGNSVCPFGNYNTSEFAKKMEKAIFPNDRHVKIAFTGCANDCVKARMQDFGIIGMTEPQYDSYRCIGCQACVKNCKKRSTGALGFENFKVVRDHDKCIGCGECVGKCPTGAWTRSDEKYFKLVIMGRTGKKNPRLAKDFAKWIDEESIIKIVLNTYEFIEEFIDKDAPLGKEHIGYIIDRTGYQEYKKWALKDVKLGDKVEIQDNIYW
- a CDS encoding Crp/Fnr family transcriptional regulator, with amino-acid sequence MIKATEQDFNQISVFNGINERTLELLKAKAFKVTLKRGELLFYEKQKVNKIYLILHGRLTMYRNSEEGQKRVVYILGDGDFVNEVIFDDLPASINCEAFQESCVLCFNKKDLLEIMAGDFQLTKVIINSMARKIRRLYRQIKNTVPIKMDKKLSAKLWKLCKDYGVEVEEGTLIDMNISITYLADMLGSTRETISRCMKGFEKSGMVKYIDKKILVRDPKELSIYFRGRE